tatatgaatatatataacctttaaggaaaaaataaaaatattcaattgaaaattgtttatatatttatcataatataataataaaatatatatttttatgtatttatatttttgtttgtatgcgctatataattttaaatattttttactatgataaaatatatatatatatatataagtataattttagtatacattattatatatagatatttTGCTTTTTACTATTTAACTATGCTGCATACataaaatacaatataGGCTAccaacaaaaaaaaaaaaaaaaaaaaaaaaaaaaaaaaaaattatataactaaataaatatttaatatatatatatatatttatttttatttttatttttttttttttttttttttttttttttttttttttNNNNNNNNNNNNNNNNNNNNNNNNNNNNNNNNNNNNNNNNNNNNNNNNNNNNNNNNNNNNNNNNNNNNNNNNNNNNNNNNNNNNNNNNNNNNNNNNNNNNNNNNNNNNNNNNNNNNNNNNNNNNNNNNNNNNNNNNNNNNNNNNNNNNNNNNNNNNNNNNNNNNNNNNNNNNNNNNNNNNNNNNNNNNNNNNNNNNNNNNNNNNNNNNNNNNNNNNNNNNNNNNNNNNNNNNNNNNNNNNNNNNNNNNNNNNNNNNNNNNNNNNNNNNNNNNNNNNNNNNNNNNNNNNNNNNNNNNNNaaaaaaaaaaaaaaaaaaaaaaaaaaaaaaaaaaaaaattatataactaaataaatatttaatatatatatatatatatatatatatatatatatatatatatatataatatgtttatattaatttatacttttattttaatttattgCTTTTTCTTGCCATACATTTTCCCATAAATTTCTTAATACAAATCCTTGCCggatatttattaatttttttttttttttttttatatagatatggttttaaaatatattgataataatatattatatatatatatataatatattatattttatgtgaaaccatttttaatatttttcttttatccaatcttgtatttataaataattttattctCTCTTgtttgataaaaataaatatattattatatttataagtcaacattgttaataaaataaggAGTTACCATAGAAAACatactttttaaaataatttaaaaaaagaaagaataataaataaataaataaacataataataatattatataaatatatattgattcACAAATTTTTCAAGGATGgatgataaaaaagaaaaccTTAACGAAAATATATCCCAAGAAatagtaaatataaataataatatagttGTTGAAAAGGAAAGCAATAAATGTACAAGCCTTTTAAACaatagtagtaataataataatatatctgATGAATTACAGAACGAAATTAACAAGATGATAAAGAGAAATGTcacatatttaaatataaaagagaatgataaaaattatttaaggacaaaaaaagttaatataaacaaaGATAATGTAAAAAACAAACCTATAAGAAGAACGTacaataaatttaaaaaagtgtcaacaaaaaaaaataacaaacTTAAACAATTAACGAAAGCAGGTAGGgatttagaaaataaaatgttaGAGGAAATAAGtgaaagaagaaaaaagaataaaatacaaaaagaaaaaaagaaagcTCAAAAATTAGAAGGAGAACTAAAGGTTGGAAATATGACTGTTATTAAAGATATTTCGAAATTAAGAAAAAGTGATAAAAAAAcgaaaaataaaatatataaattgtCCTCTGAagttataaataaaattatgaagaaaaagtaaacacaaatatgtatttggattattttacatttataataaaaaaataattttttttaagtcTCATGACTCTTAATTAAaagtaattatatatatatatatatatataatatacatataatatatatatacatatttctGTATTATATaggaatatttttatatattcttatcattttatttttttctcatatttgtttttaatagaaattaaaaatccccttaaaaaaaaaaaatatgaatacatatatatatatatatatatatatatatatatatatatatatatatatatatatatatataaatattttggtaacattatatatgtgtatatttatttgtagaagcttttcttcttttttatataattaataagTGATGgttcatttatataaatatatatgtatatattttattttatttatttcattttttttttgttttttctttacttttaaaaattaaaagactttaatattttttttttttctcatttttttaatctccttatatcttttatcaagattaaagaaaaagtaAACACATAAACTACAACAATAGgaatcatatatatataatatattatttatatgtgattaaaatataataatgtatacTCTCATGTAatgataagaataatatatttatgagGTCTGTATCATACTTTGTATTTcttacatataaaataagataagagaataatataatgataacattttttatcataCACTATTTTCTTCCCATAAAAATGTAGTTTTTACAAGTATTGtacttaaaaaatatatacatataaggatatattaaataagcacagtaaataaaatattaaaactataaattctattttatatgtaataatatatcacGCAAAATtaacttatatataaatagaacagtttctaaaaaaatatgaaagaaaaaaaaaaaaaaaaatgataaaaaaaattaatttaaattaaaataaatataaatataaatataaatatatatatatatatatatatatatatatatatatatatatatatatatatatatatattatatatatttataNNNNNNNNNNNNNNNNNNNNNNNNNNNNNNNNNNNNNNNNNNNNNNNNNNNNNNNNNNNNNNNNNNNNNNNNNNNNNNNNNNNNNNNNNNNNNNNNNNNNtttttttttttttttttttttttttttttttttttttttttttttttttttcttttttcatttgaACTTACTAAAAAAGTGTATGTTTAATGTACTGAAAACACCAGAGTTATCAATAGCAAAGCTATTGTCCGCAAAAAAAGTGGAGTATTTCTTTGATTGAACATTTTTTACAAGTACCTTTGGAATAGCtctaattttatttaatggTGGGCTTTGTGGTCCTACTGTAGCTACATGACCAACGAAAATACTATTGGAGAAATGAGCTGAAGAAGACAAGATAGGTTTCCATATATGTAAACAAtcatttacattttttaaagaatagTCTTCATGCcataataaaagatatttttttggatatggaaataataaatttagCATATCATTTCCTGATGTACTTGTATACATACtattaatagtaatatCCGTCATTTCAATAATTGGAAAGGCATTAATActgttataaatattattactacaattattatttatattattattattattattattattaatatcatacattttatttgatGCGTAATGACCGCATACaattttatgtttatttttactcATAATTCCTCTATCCTTTGGATCTACATTTTCAgcttcatatatataaaacatatcctcattatatgatatattattaatattattttgttcatttgtATTACTTAATAGATTTACGTCATTTCTATTATGTGTTTTATTTTGgaatgtataaaatatatcacTGATTAAATCATTTGTTGATGATTTCTTCACATAATCATATTgactattattattattattattattattattattaaagtTGTTCTTgttattattcatattgttattgtgttgttcattttttgCAAAATTAGATGATGAAagatttatattattcatactACACATATcgtttttattattctcaTGTGTCATATCATGATGTATTCTCTGGTGTGCTATTTTTCCTGACCATACTAATTTCATATGTGTATGTTCTGTTAAACTAAATCTAAAATTCTTTAAATGCTTTTCGATATCTCTTATAAGATTATTATGTTGATGATCattgtaattattattatttcccTTATTTTGAATACCTTTATTTTGTGtttgtaatatattgttatttatataattcatatcATTCTGTAGCATATTTCCATTcatctttttattttttttttgtaaacGATTGTACTTTTTATCTCTTCTATTTTCTACGGGATTAAGAAATAAGCATAATTCATGCAAAGTAATATTTCTTCCTAATACatcaaataatatgttaataCAATTCTTATCCcttatatttaaataatcGAATACTATTCTTATATCTTCCattgtacatatataatttaaatccttttcaaatattttctGTAATGTTAAATTTTTCCCTTTTAAACTTTGCCTTACCCTTTCCTGAATAACTTTAAAAGCATATATATCACCATTACCttcaaataattttttctctAAAATTTCAAGTTGTAATTTTTTAGGTGCATAAAAATTcttttccatatttttaagaCCACTATTTTGGTTTTCTTTCATAAGTCTtcttattaaatataattcgttaaaataattaaaacGATGTTTAGGTGgattaaaatttaaatattgtaataataaatttacaTGAGCATCAATAAATTTACGATcagaattaaaaaatttacaaaCACTATAAACAATTTGTATTTGTCTTGacaaatattttcttaaattATTCTTATCACTAATTTCTATCGGAGTAAAccaaaaattataattataaatatttatattaatatgattACAAGCAATTAACATATTCTGACCACAATCTttaatattcattatatctagaatattcttattatatgtattttctttcttttgtattttattctCTATCTTATCTATATTCTTATGTTcaacaatatttttattatttattttatccatatttcctgaaaaaaaattatctaTACTATCATTTGATTTATCACCAATCAAATTAATATTAGGAATATTTTCTTGTAATCCCCAAGGATCATTTAACAAATTATCATCATACATATTATCcttaatatatgtatctATATCgtttgaaatatttttaccTATGTCCACATCAGcaacattattattactaatgtggttcttcttattattattgtttttttcttctattttttcattactTTGGTCTATAATATCAAATATGTTCCTATTTCCCTTctctatattattaatattaatattattctGAACACAAAGTTTGGATTTTTTAATACGCTCATGATACTTttgatttttataaatatcatcattatcatcttcattatcatcttcattttcatattcCTCTTTATCATTATACATACATTTTAGTTGTTCTTTATTATTCAGATGTACTGTAGTCTTAAAAAAAGCTTCataaattttttgaatCTTCGATCTTTTGTGTATATGATATCTTAACGTCTCTGCTTCTTGTAAACttacaattatatatttcttgtTACCgttacaaaaatataactcCAATTCATTCaaaatatttgtaaaatttataaaagagttattatttacatttcTATTCTTATCTAAATAATTTCTTATAACATTAGATAAATCataagaatatttaaatgCGTTAAtatctaatatatttaacatTTCTTCAATATTGTCGCTTTCGTTTAATATATTCCAGATGTTTTTAAGTATATCTCTTTCTGCATATacatcataattattattcatataattaatacTACAATTGTCATTATTCATACGGTTCATATTATCCATACGGTTAATATTATCCATACGGTTCATATTATCCATACTGTTCATATTAATCATACGGTTCATATTATCCATACTGTTCATATTATCCATATTGCTCACATTATTAATAGTGTTCTTACCGTCAACGTTAATATCATACCCCGTCGAGTTATTATAAACACACTCTATAACTACCAACACATtcttcaatttttttacCCTTTTCGTATTTATATtctcattatttataaaatttttggatacatatatataggaAGGAAAgttcaaatatatatcattcACACACATTTTGTTCAAAGGTATAAATAATGGCCCATCATctcttaattttttaaacgtttcattaattttattattcataaaattttttgtacttttattattattaatatgatCTTTATTTTGCATACCATATAAGTCAATATTAATATCGTCTACAGTCCAAtgatataatttatattcatcttttttatattttatatttttcttttttggATCATCTACgattttttcttcttctttttctttttccttCTCTTTTTCCTTCTCCTTTtccttttccttttctttttccttctctttttccttttccttttcttgTTCATTTTCCATACTAAACAAATGATTATctatattactattattattatcatcatcatcatcattattattataattattatatatactacAATTATTGTCAGATGTTTTCATgagaatttttttcttatttaatatcaagttatcctttttaattttcttcAATTTGTTGAATAAATCTAATATTACTTGTGATacattcatttttaaaaaatccTTTTTAGGAAAGAAAGCATcaaaatacatataaatagtTTTATTAGAAAAGTCATAATgtaaacaaaaatatttatatataatatcttgtatatataattcatcTTGTGCTGTGaaaattttatgaaatTTTTCTATAAGTTGGACCatacataataatgaattatttttcGATGGTACTTGTGTTTGTATATCGAAATCTATACTagtattaaatatatctaaaTATTCCTTATAACTTATAACAccaatatttatataattatcaattaatatttttatacttttctttttaattaaatttacAATACCATGTACACATAATAATTCACATTgttttacattattattaatgttatttaaaattaaaaaatgtgttaattcttttaatacATTCTCTTTCATCTCATTATCTAAAAAAATACTATTATAACAATCAAtcatatataacatattttcttcatcaatataatcatcatttaaaatatatttctccttattattatttatatatgtactaGATAATTCCACATCGTTCATATAAttcttcatattattattatcataactactattactactattattactattattactatcaCTACTATCTGTACTACTGAAAAGAATAGGATCCGAATCAGAACCTGATTTACTATCATCactataatttttattacacatttttattatcgCCTTTTTAGACCTCTGAAATTTTTTCATgatattcattttattcCTCTTCACCATGACACTAgtcttattattattattattattattattattattgctgttgttattattattatttttgtcaCCGTTTGTATCGTGATTTTTCATAAAAGAcgaatatattaattcgTTAAACAAATTcgtatttatattcattaattTCACAAGACACAAAGgtattaagaaaaaaattttttggTTCATACCTATCGATCTCAATCGAAAAACACCTTGACTAAATGATGAGATATCATTACCTATATTAACAGTTACTAAACTATTCgcatttatatattgttttatatCCTGACCAAAAGTATTTATATgatcaaaatatataaaacgCCGTTTTATTGGGACATAACAATCTTGTAAAGGAATAATTTCAACACTAAAATTAAGATTATCCTCTATCTTTGAGTTCCACTTTTTAgattttctttcttttttgcttttttttaatttttttacattctttttatataaatcattttcCTTAATAATATTCGTCTCCGTTTCATTCTGCACATTTTTTGATTCATATCCTTTCGTCAATAAATCAGGATTCATAATCATCCCTTCATTATCACATTCCATCTTTTGGATATTCTTTCCGTTCttgtttctttttattttccttcttcttttttttaaacgTCTCTTTTCCATAGGTAACATACACATGTGCTTACcattatctatatatatacaacaATCAATATAATCAAGAAATTGTAAAATGTAATAAGCCACCTTTTTGGgagatatattattaattaaataacCTGTGTCTATTAAActattaaattttattttagaATATCCTAaactttttaatatttgaaTAGGTGAAAATTTCGATggtaaaaatataaaattaacGATATTCGTatcattaataatattcaatATGGATCCTATAGTTCGCTTTtcatatttacatttacATATTTCTTCAGGTAAAATATCATTACTAGTACCACTATATCctaatacatatttaaataatatattatttgtaaaatCTTGTGAATTTGATGATAATTGTTTTTCTGtatgtttaatatatttttctaatataATTCCTAATAAGAAATAACTAATTAATAATGgattcatttttatcaaattGTATAGATCATATAATGTTTCACtatcatttaaatttattttatctatattatcTACATAATTTCCtaatttacttttttttttctcttctcttctttttacagtattatcataatcaaaaaaattactattattaatatatttcttagTCTTCAAAATTTTAGCACCACTACTTTctattatttctttatataaagtATACATGCTTTTTATTTCAACATATCTCTGATTggttttattattatcatcattattgAAACCATATgaatttctttttcttctattcttatatttcttttcatcatttttaaaagtatgctcattgttttttttattatttatatacttcttcttctttctCTTCTTTAATttgtcattattattattattattattattttctacaTTAGTAAATATGTCATGGTTTACTTCCTTTTGTATGTCTCCATTAATCTTTGCTTCCTCTTCTATGGGCATATCTTTTACACAAGTTGAAGATATAACTCTCTCATTAGACTTTCCCAAATTTATTAAACTCACACCAGTTCTACTATCCGATGAACTATAATAGGACGAAGAAGAAGATGTATCACTTTGTATATTGGAAGAATAATCTTCTTGTCCATTTTCTTCATTCATACTTTCTTCTGTATTTTCCGAATCATTCATATTGTCTATACTTTTTGAAATTAAGGACTGGGATATGTTGTCTCTTCGCTCGGATATATATCTGTTCCTAGATGTAGCATCTTCTGATAACGCTTTAGTAGAATGAGAAGATTCACTTGAACTCTCTTCCGTTATAAAATTGTTCAAAGTCGTATCAGAACTATCGTCTGATGTATCTTTTTGTATATGCTCATTATCCTTTTCtaatgaataattatacaaaatgtTCTTAAGAGAAAGCATAAAATCAACATATCTCATTCCTTGATATCTATAGGACAATATAGTTAGAGCTACTACAACATCCACATTCGTATATTCAGACATACTAGAAGGTGTATCCTTTCCTATATAAGGTACTGCTAAGAAATATCTACTCTTActcataataattttacatCTATTAATTTGTTCAACGGATAATATACCATAATGCACtgtattaatttttgtaaataCGAAAGGTAATATTCCATTGATGTATAGACGGCATAAATTTAACATTTTACAAAATACAAATTCGAgttgatttattttttcaaaaattttaaaatgataatcattagaaaaacaaatatcAGATTCATTAATGTTATTCATATgtacattatttatattcatattataatttttattgtggattttttttatatttaataatcTTCTCATAGTAGAATAATTCATGTTtccattattatttcttccTTTATTACTTACAATATCGTTGTAACCAATACAAAGAGGAATACATAAATACGATTCCACAACTTTTTGTGATAAACCATTGAActtatatgataataaaaaataataagcATATCTAGCTAAAATCCATACGATATTATCATAccatttataattaattatatgaaaatgtggtataaaagaaatatcATGATTCCTTACACCTATATCTACTTCCTTattaaaaagtaataacaaatcattaatataatcagcatttatattaaaatgtacATTCATAGGAACAgttaattttttacatataggatagaaaaagaaatcTATTAAAATCCAACATAATTTATATCTAAATAAACTTAAATCAATATGAGTAAAACTTATATCTTTGTCTGTATTATTCAAAGCTTTGATAATATCACCACTTGTTCCTACATATCCTgtacttttattatttataatattatcatcatgatgatcattatataaatcttCTTTCTTCTTATTGTATAAAGGagatttatattttgaattattcatattattcataatatgTTTTTCACCTAAATGAATTGAATTTTTATGTCTTCCTATCATATCGTCCATTgtattatacatattattatattcatttttcaACATATGATCTTCtgtattataattaattaatattttattttgttctcTCTCTCTTTCTTCATTCTCCTTCaattgttttatattatatatcaaattATCATTTGCCTTCATTTCATTAGTTATCGAAATTTTTACATTCTTTATATCTACATTTTCATcatccttattattatataaaaattttaaatatggattattcataaatatatctgTAAAATTTCTTACTACATTTACTAAATCGATATCTCTATTAATACCATAAGGCCAGTGTAATTCACTTTTTAATGGATGTAATACATTATCTACTTCAtcaattaataaaatacttttatttaatatgtcAAAGATACGAACACATAAATCTAACTGTTTctttaacatattataatccGAAGGACTAGAGCTGATGGAACCATTCTTTGAAACTTGTGTACACACAgttgtattattattattattgttatttataCTAGTCTTTGCTAATGACACCGTATTTGATGCAGCACAATTTATACCTTTCGTTTCTTCACTCTGAAAACCTAAAAATTTGGTTAAAGCATCCGTAATATGTGTTTTGGCTTTTTGTTTTAACATTTCAAATGTTTTGATACTATTTAATTCTTGTATAGTTgaaattaattttaaaaataaagatttTATACATGTCGGGCTTGTtactaatatatatttattttctaaagCACTACATAAactaatatataaatctgttgttatattattataacgactaaaattaaaataaaatatatttttcttaataatAGAAGAAAATCTCGAACGGAAACTGTTCATAGTAAAATGTATTAATGGATGAGGAcacatattaaatattaagaaataatttgaaaatattaaaaaatataaggGTGATAATACCGTCGTTTTTCCACCTCCCATAATTATTTGATAACAGtattgttttttcttttttataaaatctCTTTTTAACTTTTTAATCATTTTTACTTGTTTTCTTCTAATAATTAAATTGTTAGtatattcaaaaataaGTAGTCTAGGATCGTATGTATAGTAATAATTAGCATTAATATCTTTCTCTggatattttatataatcacATGAAGATTTATTCACTTTCTCATTTCCTTCATCTTGATTATTACTACAATTAAAActattaaaattattaaaattattaaaattactacaatttttattattattattattattattattattattattttcattgtTGTGGTGGATGATTCTATTGTTCGTGTCCATCATATTCATCTTGTGCTCCTTATCATCCAAATCATTGTCATCACTAGAAAAATAACAGGAAGATACATCTGAAGAATCTGAATTATATtctaaatttttatatagcacctttttattattagaaaTATTTCTTAAAGAAAAGTAATGTCTTTCGGTAGTAGTAAGCTGAGTTAATTGTTTCGTACCTAATTTTATGGTATTTATAgctttattaataatttttttttgtatatttaaaattttattaagaACATTCACATGCTCACTgttaatatgaatattactattattattattattattattattactatcattattattgttaaGGGTACTACTATTTGTTGATGCTAGTGACGTTCTTGATTTGTATGCCTTTTCTCTTTgctttaatattttcaactttaaattatataccttaaatatattcaatatatttattacattatttatacacTCATGTAAAAACATTTTTCTGTTCATAATTAACATATacaacaaaataatatttatatatttttctgAATGACTTCTATTCAAATTAGGGTTAATAAGcattaaatattcataagCATATTTCGACATAAAACAGCTTATCAATATCTTTAaattaatttctttttctgCTTTTCCTAATATAccaaatttatataaataattattagctaataaatttatatccTCTTCACTTGATAAACTATAATCattcaaattattattcttatcaaaataataaaaattactactactactattataattatttctataattatcattatttttgttgttattatcatcatttttgttgttattatcattatttttcttgttattatcatcatttttgttgttattatcattattattgttgtcattttcctttttaataaaatccttatttatatacattgAATCGTctatatattcatttatacattctaacaatttattatctcccataaaaatttctaataatatatcttttatacATACAAACATATTAACATATTCCTTCAGCTTCTTTATATTGTTAAACGtcattttaatttcttcAACACTAAAACCAATAAATTCATAatcaatttttttcttttggtaatccaaatatttattataatcatttttcatattccttataaaattttttgaataaCTATTCTGACAAGAAAAATTAGAATTCTCAAAAtcaaaatttaatattttgtttctCTTCTTATCCTCATTATccattttttcatttatattggaaattttttttatgttattttcATGCATCGTAGGTATAAAcatttcttcttctttttttttattaatattatcatgaAAGATAACATTTGAATCGTTATTTTTAAAAGCACTTTCTATATTTACACATGGCTTctccatatatatattttttttttccttgTCTATTGTACCAATATCCTTTTTATCATGGTTTAATTTTGTATCTATACCTACATGGAGTACAGTATCTATTTCATTGgtatttctt
This is a stretch of genomic DNA from Plasmodium reichenowi strain SY57 chromosome 14, whole genome shotgun sequence. It encodes these proteins:
- a CDS encoding hypothetical protein (conserved Plasmodium protein, unknown function); its protein translation is MDDKKENLNENISQEIVNINNNIVVEKESNKCTSLLNNSSNNNNISDELQNEINKMIKRNVTYLNIKENDKNYLRTKKVNINKDNVKNKPIRRTYNKFKKVSTKKNNKLKQLTKAGRDLENKMLEEISERRKKNKIQKEKKKAQKLEGELKVGNMTVIKDISKLRKSDKKTKNKIYKLSSEVINKIMKKK